Sequence from the Amaranthus tricolor cultivar Red isolate AtriRed21 chromosome 16, ASM2621246v1, whole genome shotgun sequence genome:
CACTATAAAAAATGGGTTTTGATCACTATCTATACCCTTTTTATTCTCATTGGTAGCACTAGTGCAACTCTCTTAGGAAGACTTTATTTTGACAAAGGTGGTAATAGCAAATGGATGGCTACCTTAGTACAATCAATTGGTTTTCTTCTTTTCATACCCTTAAAATTCATCTTCTCACCCTCAAAAACTACCCTACATAGCCCTTCACAATTTAAACTCTCCTTACTATACTTAACTTTTGGCCTCATTTTAACCGGAGATAACTTAATGTACTCATATGGACTCTTATACCTCCCCGTCTCTACCTACTCTTTGTTGTGTGCCTCACAACTAGCCTTCAACGCGATTACATCCTTCTTTATAAACGCACAAAAATTCACTGCTCTAGTGATTAACTCAATTGTAATCCTTACCATCTCGGTCTGTCTCTTAGCCATTAATTCCAAGGATGAAAACAATATGGCCAATAATATCCCAATGGGAAAATATGTTATAGGGTTTTTATGTACTATTGGTGCATCCGCGACATATTCTTTAATGTTGTCCTTGACACAATACTCATTCGAAAAAGTGATAAAGGACGAGAGTTTTAATACTGTCGTATGTATGCAGCTTTATCCTTCGTTTGTCTCGAGTTGTGCTTGTGTAGTAGGGCTCTTTGCTAGCGGGGAATGGAAGACAATTAATATGGAAATGGGGGATTTCAAGTTAGGGAGAGTTCCCTATGTGATGATATTAACTTGTACGGCTATAAGTTGGGAAGTTTCCTCATTTGGATTATTAGGGTTAATATTTGAGATTTCTTCACTTTTCTCTAATGTGATTACTACATTGGCTTTACCATTAACACCGGTTTTTGCGGTTGTGTTCTTTCATGATAAGATGAATGGGGTGAAGATCATTGCTTTGGTATTGGCTATGTGGggatttttttcttatatatatcaacactatttggaagaAATTGAAGCTAATAAGGCACAAAACGAAAATTGGAATGAAGTTGATCTTGATGTAAGCTTAGAGATGTGCTAATCATGCATATGTTTGAAAGGTTGTACTTAGaattatgaatttatgataAAATTTTTGTGATCTTTTGAGAAATGAAATGATTTTGGTTGGGTCGGGAAACGGACAACTAGAAATGAATCAGATTTCTCATGAAAAAGtaatatatgttttaattaGATACGAACTATTTCTTAGAACTgaaatgaaatttattatttttaaataatattagtcatatgtttaTTTCACAAATTAGCGAAAACCAATTTATATACTATCcttaattaaattcaaaaatataatttttttaatacttgtgACAATTGTTGTAGTGCACCTAATGGTGGGAGAGTACTTATTC
This genomic interval carries:
- the LOC130802100 gene encoding probable purine permease 11; protein product: MDADSQELAKQIKGKGDNDDYKQYHTSPKTNNQINKKTIFHKPKQHYKKWVLITIYTLFILIGSTSATLLGRLYFDKGGNSKWMATLVQSIGFLLFIPLKFIFSPSKTTLHSPSQFKLSLLYLTFGLILTGDNLMYSYGLLYLPVSTYSLLCASQLAFNAITSFFINAQKFTALVINSIVILTISVCLLAINSKDENNMANNIPMGKYVIGFLCTIGASATYSLMLSLTQYSFEKVIKDESFNTVVCMQLYPSFVSSCACVVGLFASGEWKTINMEMGDFKLGRVPYVMILTCTAISWEVSSFGLLGLIFEISSLFSNVITTLALPLTPVFAVVFFHDKMNGVKIIALVLAMWGFFSYIYQHYLEEIEANKAQNENWNEVDLDVSLEMC